The Streptomyces sp. NBC_01244 genome contains a region encoding:
- a CDS encoding Pr6Pr family membrane protein: protein MITPAALRVPTVAFRALIAAAAVTGLVIECAYGSVPVVLSFFTIWTNILVAVTFGLSAHRLHRREPDVAPFWRGGVLLFILITGLVFHLVLANPSSPFNVLDSLDKLSGAKSVANQLLHTVTPIGAVLDFLLLTAPRTLRPRYAAQWLAYPLLYVVFALIRGALLSPDVPSRYTYPFIDAAQYGYARVALNAVVLGLAFYALGLALVIADRYRPPRENRISSPAEGPLK from the coding sequence ATGATCACACCCGCCGCACTCCGCGTCCCGACCGTCGCCTTCCGCGCGCTGATCGCGGCCGCGGCCGTCACCGGCCTGGTCATCGAGTGCGCGTACGGCAGCGTGCCCGTGGTCCTGAGCTTCTTCACGATCTGGACCAACATCCTGGTCGCGGTGACCTTCGGGCTCTCGGCCCACCGCCTCCACCGGCGCGAGCCGGACGTGGCCCCCTTCTGGCGGGGCGGGGTCCTCCTCTTCATCCTGATCACCGGACTGGTCTTCCACCTGGTCCTGGCCAACCCGTCGAGCCCCTTCAACGTGCTCGACTCCCTGGACAAGCTGTCGGGCGCGAAGTCCGTCGCCAACCAGCTCCTCCACACGGTCACCCCGATCGGCGCCGTCCTGGACTTCCTCCTCCTCACGGCCCCGCGCACCCTGCGCCCGCGCTACGCCGCGCAGTGGCTGGCGTACCCCCTGCTCTACGTGGTCTTCGCGCTGATCCGCGGGGCCCTCCTCTCCCCCGACGTCCCGAGCCGCTACACCTACCCCTTCATCGACGCCGCCCAGTACGGCTACGCGAGGGTCGCGCTGAACGCGGTGGTCCTCGGCCTCGCCTTCTACGCCCTCGGCCTCGCCCTGGTCATCGCGGACCGCTACCGCCCGCCGCGCGAAAACCGGATTTCGTCTCCGGCCGAGGGTCCGCTAAAGTAA
- a CDS encoding metallophosphoesterase: MRARYGVPLKVTAGIAAVGAAGLAYAAGFEARSFRLRRVTVPVLPQGMRPLRVLQVSDIHMVGGQRKKRAWLQSLAGLRPDFVVNTGDNLSDTEGVPEVLDALGPLMDFPGVYVFGSNDYYGPRLRNPGRYLLEKTQGRHGLNGNAPVVGAVHNPWEGMRDAFDAAGWLNLTNTRGRLKLDGLELAFTGLDDPHIKRDRYAKVAGGPEADADFSMAVVHAPYLRVLESFTADRYPLILAGHTHGGQLCIPFYGALVTNCDLDTKRVKGLSTHEAEGQRAYLHVSAGCGTNRFTPVRFACPPEATLLTLTPKA; the protein is encoded by the coding sequence ATGCGTGCGCGTTACGGAGTACCTCTGAAGGTCACCGCCGGGATCGCCGCGGTGGGGGCCGCCGGTCTGGCCTATGCCGCCGGCTTCGAAGCCCGGTCCTTCCGCCTGCGCCGGGTCACGGTTCCCGTGCTCCCGCAGGGGATGCGCCCGTTGCGCGTCCTGCAGGTCTCGGACATCCACATGGTCGGCGGGCAGCGCAAGAAGCGCGCCTGGCTGCAGTCCCTCGCCGGGCTGCGCCCCGACTTCGTGGTGAACACGGGCGACAACCTCTCCGACACGGAGGGCGTGCCGGAAGTGCTCGACGCGCTCGGCCCGCTGATGGACTTCCCCGGCGTGTACGTCTTCGGCTCGAACGACTACTACGGGCCCCGGCTGCGCAATCCCGGCCGCTACCTGCTGGAGAAGACACAGGGCAGGCACGGGCTGAACGGCAACGCGCCGGTCGTCGGGGCCGTCCACAACCCGTGGGAGGGAATGCGGGACGCCTTCGACGCGGCCGGCTGGCTGAACCTCACCAACACCCGGGGCCGGCTCAAGCTCGACGGACTGGAGCTGGCCTTCACCGGCCTGGACGACCCGCACATCAAGCGCGACCGGTACGCGAAGGTCGCGGGCGGGCCGGAGGCGGACGCGGACTTCTCGATGGCCGTGGTCCACGCCCCGTACCTGCGCGTCCTCGAATCCTTCACCGCCGACCGGTACCCGCTGATCCTGGCCGGCCACACGCACGGCGGACAGCTGTGCATCCCCTTCTACGGGGCGCTCGTCACCAACTGCGACCTGGACACCAAGCGGGTGAAGGGCCTCTCGACGCACGAGGCGGAGGGGCAGCGCGCGTACCTCCACGTGTCGGCGGGCTGCGGGACCAACCGCTTCACCCCGGTGCGCTTCGCGTGCCCGCCCGAGGCGACACTGCTGACACTGACCCCGAAGGCCTGA
- a CDS encoding GatB/YqeY domain-containing protein, with the protein MTTLKAKLQEDLTDAIRARNELASSTLRLTLSAITNQEVAGKEARVLSDEEVLKVIAKEAKKRREAADAFAQGGRPEQAARETAEGEFLDTYLPKQLGEAELEAIVAQAVEEAKAAGAEGPRAMGAVMKIVNPKVAGLAEGGRVAAAVKKHLS; encoded by the coding sequence ATGACCACGCTCAAGGCCAAGCTCCAGGAAGACCTCACCGACGCCATCCGCGCGCGCAACGAGCTCGCCTCGTCCACGCTGCGCCTGACCCTGTCCGCCATCACCAACCAGGAAGTCGCGGGCAAGGAAGCCCGGGTGCTCTCCGACGAGGAAGTCCTCAAGGTGATCGCCAAGGAGGCGAAGAAGCGCCGCGAGGCCGCGGACGCCTTCGCGCAGGGTGGCCGTCCCGAGCAGGCCGCGCGGGAGACCGCCGAGGGCGAGTTCCTCGACACCTACCTCCCCAAGCAGCTCGGCGAGGCCGAGCTCGAGGCGATCGTGGCGCAGGCCGTCGAGGAGGCCAAGGCGGCGGGCGCCGAGGGCCCGCGGGCCATGGGCGCCGTGATGAAGATCGTGAACCCGAAGGTCGCGGGTCTGGCGGAGGGCGGGCGCGTCGCCGCCGCCGTCAAGAAGCACCTGTCCTAG
- a CDS encoding transglycosylase domain-containing protein: protein MGKKRSGGGLTGPQQAAKFLGVSVLSGVVLAGIAIPGAGALGLAAKGTVEGFDEIPANLKTPPLSQRTTILDSEGGLIATVYSRDRQVVPITAISPYMQKAIVAIEDSRFYEHGAIDLKGILRAVNRNAQEGGAAQGASTLTQQYVKNVFVEEAGDDETKVREAQEKSLGRKIRELKYSIQVEEELGKQKILENYLNITYFGQQAYGIESAAHRYFSKPAKDLSLEESALLAGVVQSPSRYDPLNDSQEAMKRRNIVLQRMADVKDISQAEADAAKAKPVQLKVTKPKNGCITAVKGAGFFCDFVRNTFLDDTAFGKTREDRAKVWNQGGLTVRTTLDPQSQDSVNESIKDHVDQDDKVATAVTLVQPGTGRVLAMGQSKPYGFGKNETQINFSVDKKMGGSNFGFPTGSTFKPFVAAAALEGGLPPTKMYQSPYDMDYPSPVRTCGDKPWVNTDRAKVENETESEVGPYGMKEAMAKSVNTYFVEMISEVGLCPVTEMTTKLGVIPANGAKLPEVPAIALGSEGMSPLTMANAYATFANRGVYCTPVTIESITDSHGKALTVPKSKCGRTMTERTADTINTLLLGVVDSGTGQQSGLKDRENAGKTGTTDSRYNAWFVGYTPNMSGATWVGSGGAKQVSMENITIGGQYYDKVFGGGLPGPIWKQAVSGALSGREAPNFVTVNIPDTPSPSPGGKPSGKPNKPGKPGRGDGKPGDGRPGGQTSGGTDGGGTGGTDPLGGITLPPGIIGGRD, encoded by the coding sequence ATGGGAAAGAAGCGCTCGGGCGGCGGGCTCACGGGGCCACAGCAGGCCGCCAAGTTCCTCGGTGTGTCCGTTCTCTCCGGGGTTGTACTCGCCGGCATCGCGATCCCGGGCGCAGGCGCCCTGGGGCTCGCGGCCAAGGGCACGGTCGAGGGGTTCGATGAGATCCCGGCCAATCTGAAGACACCACCGTTGAGCCAGCGCACCACGATTCTGGACTCCGAGGGTGGCCTGATCGCCACGGTCTATTCGCGTGACCGGCAGGTGGTCCCGATCACGGCCATCTCCCCGTACATGCAGAAGGCCATCGTCGCGATCGAGGACTCCCGTTTCTACGAGCACGGCGCGATCGACCTCAAGGGCATCCTGCGTGCGGTCAACCGCAATGCCCAGGAGGGCGGCGCGGCGCAGGGCGCGTCGACGCTGACGCAGCAGTACGTGAAGAACGTCTTCGTCGAAGAGGCCGGCGACGACGAGACGAAGGTGCGCGAGGCCCAGGAGAAGAGCCTCGGGCGCAAGATCCGCGAGCTGAAGTACTCGATCCAGGTCGAGGAGGAGCTCGGGAAGCAGAAGATCCTCGAGAACTACCTCAACATCACGTACTTCGGGCAGCAGGCGTACGGAATCGAATCCGCCGCCCACCGCTACTTCAGCAAGCCCGCCAAGGACCTCTCCCTGGAAGAGTCGGCGCTGCTGGCGGGCGTGGTCCAGTCGCCGAGCCGTTACGACCCGCTGAACGACTCGCAGGAGGCGATGAAGCGCCGCAACATCGTCCTCCAGCGCATGGCGGACGTGAAGGACATCTCCCAGGCGGAGGCGGACGCCGCGAAGGCGAAGCCGGTCCAGCTGAAGGTGACCAAGCCGAAGAACGGCTGCATCACCGCCGTCAAGGGCGCGGGCTTCTTCTGCGACTTCGTGCGCAACACCTTCCTCGACGACACCGCCTTCGGGAAGACCCGCGAGGACCGGGCCAAGGTCTGGAACCAGGGCGGCCTGACCGTCCGTACGACCCTGGACCCGCAGTCGCAGGACTCCGTCAACGAGTCCATCAAGGACCACGTGGACCAGGACGACAAGGTCGCCACGGCCGTCACCCTCGTCCAGCCCGGCACCGGGCGGGTCCTCGCCATGGGGCAGTCCAAGCCGTACGGCTTCGGCAAGAACGAGACCCAGATCAACTTCTCGGTGGACAAGAAGATGGGCGGCTCGAACTTCGGCTTCCCGACCGGCTCCACCTTCAAGCCGTTCGTCGCGGCCGCGGCCCTCGAAGGCGGACTGCCGCCGACGAAGATGTACCAGTCCCCGTACGACATGGACTACCCGAGCCCCGTGCGAACCTGCGGCGACAAGCCCTGGGTCAACACCGACCGGGCGAAGGTCGAGAACGAGACCGAGTCCGAGGTCGGCCCGTACGGGATGAAGGAGGCGATGGCCAAGTCGGTCAACACCTACTTCGTGGAGATGATCTCCGAGGTGGGCCTGTGCCCCGTGACCGAGATGACCACCAAGCTCGGCGTCATCCCGGCCAACGGCGCCAAGCTCCCCGAGGTCCCGGCCATCGCGCTCGGCAGTGAGGGCATGTCCCCGCTGACCATGGCCAACGCCTACGCCACCTTCGCCAACCGCGGCGTGTACTGCACCCCGGTCACCATCGAGTCGATCACCGACTCGCACGGCAAGGCGCTGACGGTCCCGAAGTCCAAGTGCGGCCGTACGATGACCGAGCGGACCGCCGACACCATCAACACGCTGCTGCTCGGCGTGGTCGACTCCGGTACGGGCCAGCAGTCGGGCCTGAAGGACCGGGAGAACGCGGGCAAGACCGGTACCACCGACAGCCGCTACAACGCCTGGTTCGTCGGCTACACCCCGAACATGTCCGGCGCGACCTGGGTCGGCTCCGGCGGCGCCAAGCAGGTGTCGATGGAGAACATCACCATCGGCGGCCAGTACTACGACAAGGTCTTCGGTGGTGGCCTGCCCGGCCCGATCTGGAAGCAGGCCGTCTCCGGCGCGCTCTCCGGCCGCGAGGCCCCGAACTTCGTCACGGTGAACATCCCCGACACCCCGAGCCCCTCCCCCGGCGGCAAGCCCAGCGGCAAGCCCAACAAGCCCGGCAAGCCCGGTCGTGGGGACGGCAAGCCCGGTGACGGGCGGCCCGGCGGGCAGACGTCCGGCGGGACCGACGGCGGCGGCACGGGCGGGACCGACCCGCTCGGCGGGATCACCCTCCCCCCGGGCATCATCGGCGGCCGCGACTAG
- a CDS encoding WhiB family transcriptional regulator, producing MGWVTDWSAQAACRTTDPDELFVQGAAQNRAKAVCTGCPVRTECLADALDNRVEFGVWGGMTERERRALLRRRPTVTSWRRLLETARTEYERSTGILTMDADEEIDVPYEAYLAAG from the coding sequence ATGGGCTGGGTTACCGACTGGAGTGCGCAGGCAGCCTGCCGCACTACCGATCCGGATGAACTGTTCGTTCAAGGAGCGGCACAGAACAGGGCCAAGGCGGTGTGCACCGGATGTCCGGTGCGGACCGAGTGCCTGGCCGACGCGCTCGACAACCGTGTCGAGTTCGGAGTGTGGGGCGGAATGACCGAGCGGGAACGACGTGCGCTGTTGCGCCGGCGTCCGACCGTCACCTCGTGGCGGCGACTGCTCGAAACCGCACGCACGGAGTACGAGCGCAGTACGGGCATCCTCACCATGGATGCCGATGAGGAGATCGACGTTCCGTACGAGGCGTACCTGGCAGCCGGGTAG
- a CDS encoding ArsA family ATPase: protein MEAKMDAPPRLDVDRLLDDPQTRIIVCCGAGGVGKTTTAAALGVRAAERGRKVVVLTIDPARRLAQSMGIDSLDNTPRRVKDVQGTAGGELHAMMLDMKRTFDEIVEGHSDPERAEAILANPFYQSLSAGFAGTQEYMAMEKLGQLRARDDWDLIVVDTPPSRSALDFLDAPGRLGSFLDGKFIRVLMAPAKVGGRAGMKFLNVGMSMMTGTLSKLMGASLLKDVQTFVAAMDTMFGGFRTRADATFQLLQAPGTAFLVVSAPEPDALREAAYFVERLAAERMPLAGLVLNRVHGSDAEQLSAERALAAAENLEEGGIVDQESGKAGLRDATDPGSASDSDTDPRTARETGADAVDVDPDAAVEADAHAGADADVDVITAGLLRLHAERMQVIAREQRTRDRFTSLHPEVAVAEVAALPGDVHDLAGLRAIGERLAAGVPAGA from the coding sequence ATGGAGGCGAAGATGGACGCTCCCCCGCGGCTGGACGTCGACCGGCTGCTGGACGATCCGCAGACCCGGATCATCGTGTGCTGCGGTGCGGGCGGCGTCGGCAAGACCACGACCGCGGCCGCGCTCGGGGTACGGGCGGCCGAGCGCGGGCGCAAGGTGGTGGTCCTGACCATCGACCCGGCGCGCAGGCTGGCCCAGTCGATGGGGATCGACTCGCTCGACAACACCCCGCGCAGGGTGAAGGACGTCCAGGGCACCGCCGGCGGTGAACTGCACGCCATGATGCTCGACATGAAGCGGACCTTCGACGAGATCGTCGAGGGCCACTCCGACCCCGAGCGCGCCGAGGCCATCCTCGCGAACCCCTTCTACCAGTCCCTGTCGGCCGGCTTCGCGGGCACGCAGGAGTACATGGCGATGGAGAAGCTGGGGCAGCTGCGGGCCCGGGACGACTGGGACCTGATCGTGGTGGACACCCCGCCGAGCCGCTCCGCGCTGGACTTCCTGGACGCGCCGGGGCGCCTGGGGTCCTTCCTGGACGGGAAGTTCATCCGGGTGCTGATGGCTCCGGCGAAGGTGGGCGGCCGGGCGGGGATGAAGTTCCTCAATGTCGGCATGTCGATGATGACGGGCACGCTGAGCAAGCTGATGGGTGCCTCGCTGCTGAAGGACGTACAGACCTTCGTGGCCGCCATGGACACCATGTTCGGAGGGTTCCGCACCCGCGCGGACGCGACCTTCCAGCTCCTCCAGGCTCCCGGCACGGCGTTCCTCGTGGTCTCCGCGCCCGAACCGGACGCGCTGCGCGAGGCCGCGTACTTCGTGGAGCGGCTGGCCGCGGAGCGGATGCCGCTGGCCGGGCTCGTACTGAACCGGGTGCACGGCAGCGACGCCGAACAACTTTCGGCGGAGCGGGCGTTGGCCGCCGCGGAGAATCTTGAAGAAGGCGGCATTGTGGATCAGGAGTCCGGGAAAGCTGGACTTCGTGACGCTACGGACCCCGGCTCCGCCTCCGACTCCGACACCGACCCCCGCACCGCGCGAGAGACCGGCGCCGACGCCGTAGACGTCGACCCGGACGCCGCCGTGGAGGCCGACGCACACGCCGGCGCGGACGCCGACGTGGATGTGATCACGGCAGGACTGCTTCGCCTGCACGCGGAGCGCATGCAGGTCATCGCGCGCGAACAGCGCACGCGTGACCGCTTCACCTCGCTGCACCCCGAAGTGGCGGTGGCCGAAGTGGCTGCCCTGCCCGGCGACGTACACGACCTCGCCGGGCTGCGGGCCATCGGAGAGCGACTCGCGGCCGGGGTTCCGGCCGGAGCTTAG
- a CDS encoding ArsA-related P-loop ATPase, which translates to MSRLQVVSGKGGTGKTTVAAALALALAREGKRTLLVEVEGRQGLAQVFGAEALPYEDRKIAVASGGGEVYALAIDAERALLDYLQMFYKLGSAGRALKKLGAIDFATTIAPGLRDVLLTGKACEAVRRKDKSGRFVYDHVIMDAPPTGRITRFLNVNDEVAGLARFGPIHNQAQAVMKVLKSPETAVHLVTLLEEMPVQETADGIAELQQAGLPVGRVVVNMVRPHHLDEDALRAAAGERRSDVSRALSRAGLGSARRGGLAERLVDPLLAQASEHASRVELERAQRAVLAGLDVPTYELPLLGAGMDLAGLYGLAADLRKQVGGE; encoded by the coding sequence GTGAGCAGGCTCCAGGTGGTCAGCGGCAAGGGCGGCACCGGCAAGACCACGGTCGCCGCGGCACTCGCGCTCGCCCTCGCACGCGAGGGCAAGCGGACTCTTCTCGTGGAGGTCGAGGGCAGGCAGGGCCTCGCCCAGGTGTTCGGGGCGGAGGCGCTCCCCTACGAGGACCGGAAGATCGCCGTCGCCTCGGGCGGAGGGGAGGTCTACGCGCTCGCGATCGACGCGGAGCGGGCGCTCCTCGACTACCTCCAGATGTTCTACAAGCTCGGCTCGGCCGGCCGCGCCCTCAAGAAGCTCGGCGCCATCGACTTCGCGACGACCATCGCGCCCGGGCTGCGGGACGTGCTCCTGACGGGCAAGGCGTGCGAGGCGGTCCGGCGCAAGGACAAGTCCGGCCGGTTCGTCTACGACCACGTGATCATGGACGCTCCGCCGACCGGCCGGATCACCCGCTTCCTGAACGTCAACGACGAGGTGGCGGGCCTGGCCCGGTTCGGGCCGATCCACAACCAGGCGCAGGCCGTCATGAAGGTGCTCAAGTCCCCCGAGACGGCCGTGCACCTGGTCACCCTGCTGGAGGAGATGCCCGTGCAGGAGACCGCCGACGGGATCGCGGAACTCCAGCAGGCGGGCCTGCCGGTGGGGCGGGTCGTCGTCAACATGGTCCGGCCGCACCACCTCGACGAGGACGCCCTGCGCGCCGCCGCCGGCGAGCGGCGCTCGGACGTCTCCAGGGCGCTGTCCCGGGCCGGCCTCGGCAGCGCCCGGCGCGGCGGGCTGGCCGAACGGCTGGTGGACCCGCTGCTGGCGCAGGCCTCGGAGCACGCGAGCCGGGTGGAGCTGGAGCGCGCCCAGCGCGCCGTACTGGCGGGGCTGGACGTGCCGACGTACGAACTCCCCCTGCTCGGCGCGGGGATGGACCTGGCCGGGCTCTACGGGCTCGCCGCGGACCTGCGCAAGCAGGTGGGCGGGGAATGA
- a CDS encoding DUF4177 domain-containing protein: MTKKFEYATVPLLVHATKQILDTWGEDGWELVQVVPGPNNPEQLVAYLKREKAA, from the coding sequence ATGACCAAGAAGTTCGAATACGCGACCGTCCCGCTGCTGGTCCACGCCACCAAGCAGATCCTGGACACCTGGGGCGAGGACGGCTGGGAGCTCGTCCAGGTCGTCCCCGGGCCGAACAACCCCGAGCAGCTCGTGGCCTACCTGAAGCGGGAGAAGGCGGCATGA
- a CDS encoding RidA family protein, whose protein sequence is MSGVVEAKLAELGLTLPEVVPPLATYQPAVRSGAYVYTAGQLPMVKGNLPVTGKVGAEVSAEQAKELAATCALNALAAVKSVIGDLDKIARVVKVVGFIASAPDFTAQPGVLNGASELLGAVLGDKGVHARSAVGVAVLPLDAPVEIEIQVELVPGA, encoded by the coding sequence ATGAGCGGAGTCGTCGAGGCGAAACTGGCCGAACTCGGCCTGACCCTCCCCGAGGTCGTCCCGCCGCTGGCCACGTACCAGCCGGCCGTGCGGTCGGGTGCCTACGTGTACACCGCGGGTCAGCTCCCGATGGTCAAGGGCAACCTGCCGGTCACCGGCAAGGTCGGCGCCGAGGTCTCGGCGGAGCAGGCCAAGGAGCTGGCCGCGACCTGCGCGCTGAACGCCCTGGCCGCGGTGAAGTCCGTCATCGGCGACCTCGACAAGATCGCGCGCGTCGTGAAGGTGGTGGGCTTCATCGCCTCCGCCCCCGACTTCACGGCCCAGCCGGGCGTGTTGAACGGCGCGAGCGAGCTGCTGGGCGCCGTCCTCGGCGACAAGGGCGTCCACGCCCGCAGCGCGGTCGGCGTGGCGGTCCTCCCGCTGGACGCCCCGGTCGAGATCGAGATCCAGGTCGAGCTGGTCCCGGGAGCCTGA
- a CDS encoding NUDIX hydrolase: MPNGQYGQQETSAGGQWYPPEWPDRIRALADGALTPVEPRRAATVMLLRDTPDGPAVHMLRRRAEMAFAGGAYAYPGGGVDPRDEDHLIGWAGPSRAEWAQRMGTDPATAQAIVCGAVRETFEEAGVLLAGESADTVVGDTTGEDWEAARAALVARELSFAEFLDRRGLVLRSDLLGAWARWITPEFEPRRYDTWFFVAALPEGQRTRNASTEADRTVWIRPADAAAGYDKGELLMMPPTITTLRSLEPYGSPAEALAAAGAQDLTPVLAKATLTDGELVLSWPGHDEFTKRVRLTAPGTPGPGGAHPGPAHPGGAPA; the protein is encoded by the coding sequence ATGCCGAATGGTCAGTACGGTCAGCAAGAGACCTCCGCCGGAGGTCAGTGGTACCCCCCGGAGTGGCCCGACCGGATCCGCGCCCTCGCGGACGGCGCCCTCACCCCGGTGGAACCGAGGCGCGCCGCCACGGTGATGCTGCTGCGCGACACCCCCGACGGCCCCGCCGTGCACATGCTGCGCCGCCGCGCCGAGATGGCCTTCGCCGGAGGCGCCTACGCGTACCCCGGCGGCGGTGTGGACCCCCGCGACGAGGACCACCTCATCGGCTGGGCCGGCCCGAGCCGCGCCGAGTGGGCGCAGCGGATGGGCACCGACCCCGCCACCGCCCAGGCGATCGTCTGCGGAGCCGTCCGCGAGACCTTCGAGGAGGCCGGGGTCCTGCTCGCGGGCGAGTCCGCGGACACCGTCGTCGGCGACACCACCGGCGAGGACTGGGAGGCCGCCCGCGCGGCCCTGGTCGCCCGTGAGCTGTCCTTCGCCGAGTTCCTCGACCGCCGGGGCCTCGTCCTGCGCTCCGACCTGCTCGGCGCGTGGGCCCGCTGGATCACCCCGGAGTTCGAGCCGCGCCGCTACGACACCTGGTTCTTCGTCGCGGCCCTCCCCGAAGGCCAGCGCACCCGCAACGCCTCCACCGAGGCCGACCGCACGGTCTGGATCCGCCCCGCCGACGCCGCCGCCGGCTACGACAAGGGCGAGCTGCTGATGATGCCGCCCACCATCACCACCCTGCGCTCCCTGGAGCCGTACGGGAGTCCCGCCGAGGCCCTCGCCGCGGCCGGCGCCCAGGACCTGACCCCGGTCCTCGCCAAGGCCACCCTCACGGACGGGGAGCTCGTGCTCAGCTGGCCGGGCCACGACGAGTTCACCAAGCGCGTCCGGCTCACGGCCCCCGGCACCCCGGGCCCGGGCGGCGCGCACCCCGGCCCCGCGCACCCCGGAGGAGCCCCCGCATGA
- a CDS encoding MBL fold metallo-hydrolase, which produces MTDAAALPGQPRGIVVSGPATARAVNVLAPNASPMTLDGTNTWLVSEPGSDLAVVIDPGPLDDVHLRAVVAAAEQAGKRVALTLLTHGHPDHAEGAARFAELTRTKVRALDPALRLGDEGLAAGDVIRTGGLELRVVPTPGHTADSLCFHLPADRAVLTGDTILGRGTTVVAHPDGRLGDYLDSLRRLRSLAVDDGVHTVLPGHGPVLDDAQGAVEFYLAHRAHRLAQIETAVENGLTTPEAVVAHVYADVDRSLWPAAEWSVRAQLEYLKEHGLIPGAPE; this is translated from the coding sequence ATGACCGATGCCGCCGCCCTGCCCGGCCAGCCCCGCGGAATCGTCGTCTCCGGACCCGCCACCGCCCGGGCGGTGAACGTCCTGGCCCCGAACGCCTCCCCGATGACCCTCGACGGCACCAACACCTGGCTCGTCTCCGAGCCCGGCTCCGACCTGGCCGTGGTGATCGACCCCGGCCCGCTGGACGACGTACACCTGCGTGCGGTCGTCGCCGCCGCCGAGCAGGCGGGCAAGCGGGTCGCGCTCACCCTCCTCACCCACGGACACCCCGACCACGCGGAGGGCGCGGCGCGCTTCGCCGAGCTGACCCGGACGAAGGTCCGCGCCCTGGACCCGGCCCTGCGCCTGGGAGACGAGGGTCTGGCCGCCGGGGACGTCATCCGCACGGGCGGTCTGGAACTGCGCGTGGTGCCGACGCCCGGCCACACCGCGGACTCGCTCTGCTTCCACCTGCCGGCCGACCGGGCGGTCCTGACCGGTGACACGATCCTGGGGCGCGGCACCACCGTCGTCGCGCACCCCGACGGGCGGCTCGGCGACTACCTGGACTCCCTGCGCCGGCTGCGTTCGCTGGCGGTCGACGACGGGGTCCACACGGTGCTCCCGGGGCACGGGCCGGTCCTGGACGACGCGCAGGGCGCGGTGGAGTTCTACCTCGCCCACCGGGCCCACCGCCTGGCGCAGATCGAGACGGCGGTCGAGAACGGCCTGACCACCCCCGAGGCGGTCGTCGCCCACGTCTACGCGGACGTGGACCGGTCGCTGTGGCCGGCCGCGGAGTGGTCCGTACGCGCGCAGCTGGAGTACCTGAAGGAGCACGGGCTGATCCCCGGGGCCCCCGAGTGA
- a CDS encoding nucleotidyltransferase domain-containing protein, translating into MEHRGLDAYGYFEREGSLGQVQAEFRGLVAAARKRIGEAYGRRLHSAYLYGSVPRGTARPGRSDLDLLIALHHAPGEEDRDTTEALARGLDEEFAEIEGVGILLYGKDRLLSEQERYDLGWFLACLCTPLLGADLAEHLPRYRPDGLLARETNGDLAELLPKVRERIREAAAPEEYRKLCRGVSRHLVRTGFTLVMPRWGGWTSDLTESAEVFGQYYPERADQMRAAAAAALDPVADPAVLRAYVEDLGPWLADEYTARHGTKTPRPAG; encoded by the coding sequence ATGGAGCACAGAGGCCTCGACGCGTACGGGTACTTCGAGCGCGAAGGCTCGCTCGGGCAGGTGCAGGCCGAGTTCCGGGGGCTCGTCGCCGCCGCGCGGAAGCGGATCGGGGAGGCGTACGGGCGACGGCTGCACAGCGCCTACCTGTACGGATCCGTACCGCGCGGGACGGCCCGGCCCGGGCGGTCCGACCTCGACCTGCTGATCGCCCTGCACCACGCGCCCGGCGAGGAGGACCGCGACACCACCGAGGCCCTGGCGCGCGGCCTCGACGAGGAGTTCGCGGAGATCGAGGGGGTCGGGATCCTGCTGTACGGCAAGGACCGGCTGCTGAGCGAGCAGGAACGTTACGACCTGGGCTGGTTCCTCGCCTGCCTGTGCACCCCGCTGCTCGGCGCGGACCTGGCCGAGCACCTGCCCCGCTACCGGCCGGACGGCCTGCTCGCCCGCGAGACCAACGGCGACCTCGCCGAGCTGCTGCCCAAGGTGCGCGAGCGGATCCGTGAGGCGGCCGCGCCCGAGGAGTACCGGAAGCTGTGCCGGGGCGTCTCGCGGCACCTCGTACGGACCGGGTTCACCCTCGTCATGCCGCGGTGGGGCGGCTGGACCAGTGACCTCACCGAGTCGGCGGAGGTGTTCGGGCAGTACTACCCCGAGCGCGCCGACCAGATGCGCGCCGCGGCCGCCGCCGCGCTGGACCCGGTCGCCGACCCGGCCGTGCTGCGCGCCTACGTCGAGGACCTCGGGCCGTGGCTCGCGGACGAGTACACGGCCCGGCACGGGACCAAGACGCCCCGCCCGGCAGGCTAG